The following coding sequences lie in one Arachis ipaensis cultivar K30076 chromosome B05, Araip1.1, whole genome shotgun sequence genomic window:
- the LOC107640943 gene encoding uncharacterized protein LOC107640943 yields MYLIVAIDYYTKWVEAEPLASISSFTDKKFGEFFFGLGVKQKFSSVEHPQSNGQVEVANKIILKWLKKRLDQKKGSWEDEVASVLWSYRTTPQSSTGETPFRLIYGVDAVIRVEIGEPSPRLLLGDGEEAVEKDLIDKTREMTHLSETVLKQRIALRYNGKVLGRNFEIGDLILRRNNIGLPTSGEDKLAANWKDPYK; encoded by the exons ATGTATCTGATAGTAGCCATCGACTATTAcactaaatgggtagaagcagagCCACTGGCCAGCATATCATCG TTCACAGACAAGAAGTTCGGGGAGTTTTTCTTCGGGTTAGGGGTTAAGCAGAAGTTCTCATCGGTAGAGCACCCACAGAGCAATGGTCAGGTAGAAGTAGCAAACAAAATCATCCTCAAATGGTTGAAAAAGCGACTTGATCAGAAGAAGGGCTCGTGGGAAGACGAGGTAGCCTCGGTCTTATGGTCTTATAGGACAACACCCCAGTCCTCCACCGGAGAAACACCTTTTCGGCTTATCTATGGAGTAGACGCAGTAATTCGAGTGGAAATTGGGGAGCCGAGTCCGAGGTTACTCCTCGGCgatggtgaagaagcagtagagaAAGACCTGATTGATAAGACAAGAGAGATGACCCATTTGTCAGAAACTGTATTGAAGCAGAGAATAGCGTTGCGATACAATGGGAAAGTGCTCGGCAGGAATTTTGAGATAGGTGACCTGATATTACGGCGCAATAATATTGGGTTACCGACATCAGGAGAGGACAAactagcagcaaactggaaagaccCATACAAGTAA
- the LOC107640942 gene encoding uncharacterized protein LOC107640942, translating into MNAKVDLLSKLASTKLGAGDRSLIQGLVTEPSVALCVTQVPNPPSWMDPILRFLEGGELPGDEKKARVTRREAAKYMVIQGQLDKRGLDQLLLKCLRPDQTNYVLSEVHEGCYGHHIGGKELARKLIRAGYYWATIMSDA; encoded by the coding sequence ATGAATGCCAAGGTTGACCTCTTGTCAAAACTGGCAAGCACGAAACTTGGCGCAGGAGACCGATCTCTGATTCAGGGGCTAGTGACTGAGCCATCAGTAGCCCTGTGTGTAACCCAAGTGCCGAATCCTCCTTCGTGGATGGACCCAATTCTTCGCTTCTTGGAGGGTGGGGAACTCCCTGGAGATGAGAAGAAAGCTAGAGTGACAAGAAGGGAAGCCGCTAAGTATATGGTGATACAGGGACAACTAGATAAACGAGGGCTTGACCAACTCCTGTTGAAATGCCTACGCCCCGACCAAACGAACTACGTCCTAagcgaagtccatgaggggtgctACGGACACCACATCGGAGGAAAAGAATTAGCTAGGAAGCTCATCAGAGCTGGATATTATTGGGCCACAATTATGTCGGATGCATAA